The following proteins are encoded in a genomic region of Nicotiana sylvestris chromosome 4, ASM39365v2, whole genome shotgun sequence:
- the LOC104240543 gene encoding uncharacterized protein — MALSSVVMPSLSSPPPRTVAMLNRSGSPSSTSSSASSSGRLTGSTPLAVAFMPFVRWTSLSSSRRSSQIVRMAPEEEKMTRRSPLDFPIEWERPKPGRRPDIFPQFSPMKTPLPPPLPADPPEEDEEEEEKKEEEEDPEKEDPDKPDE; from the exons ATGGCGTTATCCTCCGTTGTTATGCCGTCGTTATCTTCTCCGCCGCCACGTACGGTGGCGATGTTGAATCGCTCCGGTTCACCGTCGTCTACATCGTCGTCTGCATCATCCAGTGGCCGGCTCACCGGCTCAACGCCACTAGCCGTCGCTTTTATGCCGTTTGTGAGATGGACATCGCTATCGTCTTCTCGCCGGAGTTCACAAATCGTACGTATGGCACCGGAAGAAGAGAAGATGACTCGCCGTTCTCCTCTCGATTTCCCTATT GAATGGGAAAGGCCCAAGCCCGGACGAAGACCAGATATCTTTCCCCAATTCAGTCCTATGAAAACTCCCTTGCCACCACCTCTGCCAGCCGATCCTCCGGAAGAggatgaggaagaagaagaaaagaaagaggaagaggaagatccTGAGAAAGAAGATCCAGATAAACCAGATGAGTAG